In one window of Henckelia pumila isolate YLH828 chromosome 1, ASM3356847v2, whole genome shotgun sequence DNA:
- the LOC140874763 gene encoding uncharacterized protein isoform X1, which translates to MVGKMTGSISRARISGRIKSLKSGGAGDIASKLNQLRRLREELFGADSVLLEEFLSPLLDLLSDSFSPVRKFITEIVGQIGLKHLEYLPEIVPALINILNDDAPAVARQAIKSANDIFRCTLIKVVIQGLYSSEFDESLKSSWKCVLKLRDEIYLVAFKVGSDGRRLPALKFVESVVLLYSPDPNGSLEPSSDQVSEEEFNVSWLRGGHPVLNVGDLSLEASKSVGKLLDQLRLPAVKSVSNLMIIVLIKSLSAIARKRPAFYGRILPVLLGLDPSVAASEDFHISGSRHALKNAFECCLTCTHPGAVPWRDRLLSALREMKLGKKSAEQEWNLKRENNGTVDLKDDSHISQTHEDGKSSDGALVIEQNYAGRKRPGLQDGSDLNEDDMSGKRVKSTVDIIEESVHDPKGNQVNVPSVGPASSVTTAESGPVLQLVAMFSALVAQGEKAAVSLEILISSISADLLADVVMANIQNLPPIYPKSEGDEVPVLDRPGVEHDAHIKNLSLLLTEILSHPNSSQLKEDKTGSHHHPDLRELEHTQEEEVTQTTVGDGNVAYEGLDFSTQQASVSTGESASHEDIPSGIQTGYSAIKSEVTDAKHLEEEIPGLSLSTQDGGIDEKSATLLSNSTNLEDADTDKVTNFSSSPVELAQSLSTDRSEELSPKAAVTDVTSINSSMPMSLGMIAQLVFPKLTAPVIGLVDEQKDQLQERAFLRIIDAYKQVTAAGGCQLRVSILAHSGIEFPSELDPWKLLKMHIFSDYVKHEGHEITLRVLYRLFGEAEEDRDFFSSTTATSVYETFLLHVSETLRDSFPASDKSLNRLLGEVPYLPNSIFKLLECLCSPGCSADDKELHGGDRVIQGLSIVWSLILLRPPIRDATLKIALKSAAHHLEEVRMKAIRLVANKLYPLSFISEKIEDFAKEMLLSVANDKQTVDMNEADVTQSLMDEKISSENQPTGAKINNIASDTQHVATSASGQSSAVAEVQRCMSLFFALCTKKHSLVRQIFDVYKSMSEVAKQAVHHQLPLLVRTIGSSHELLDIMSDFPSGSEELLMQAVHTLTDGTIPSPELLATIRRLYDTKIKDVDILIPILSFLPKNEVVRIFPYLVNAPLDKFQVALSRVIQGLNNSGPVLTPAEALIAIHGIDPERDGIPLKKVTDACNVCFEQRDIFSQQVLAKVLNQLVEQIPLPLLFMRTVLQAIGAFPSLVEFIMEILSRLVSKQIWKYPKLWVGFMKCALLTKPQSFGVLLQLPPAQLENVLNRTPALRSPLVAHANQQHIRSSLPRSSLVVLGIASDAQASNQPKPTDSQTGENGNSEKEAVTDVSKESST; encoded by the exons ATGGTGGGCAAAATGACGGGTTCGATTTCGCGAGCCAGGATTTCGGGTCGAATAAAATCATTAAAGTCCGGCGGTGCCGGGGACATTGCTTCGAAGCTCAACCAGCTGCGGCGGCTCCGAGAGGAGCTGTTTGGCGCGGACTCTGTTTTGCTTGAGGAATTCCTCTCCCCTCTCCTTGACCTCCTTTCTGATAGTTTCAGCCCCGTCCGGAAATTCATCACTGA GATAGTTGGTCAAATTGGATTGAAGCACTTGGAGTACTTGCCTGAAATTGTACCAGCACTGataaatattctgaatgatgaTGCACCTGCTGTTGCTCGTCAGGCTATCAAATCTGCTAATGATATATTTCGGTGTACTCTCATCAAAGTTGTGATCCAG GGCTTGTACTCAAGTGAGTTTGATGAATCACTTAAATCATCTTGGAAATGTGTACTGAAGTTAAGAGATGAGATATACTTAGTGGCGTTTAAG GTGGGAAGTGATGGGAGAAGGTTGCCTGCATTGAAGTTTGTAGAATCAGTTGTTCTACTTTACTCTCCTGACCCTAATGGTTCTTTGGAACCTTcctctgatcaagtttctgaag aggaATTCAATGTCTCGTGGCTTCGTGGAGGCCATCCTGTACTTAATGTTGGAGATCTGTCGCTTGAAGCAAGTAAAAGTGTGGGTAAACTGCTTGATCAACTGAGACTCCCTGCTGTGAAATCAGTTAGTAATCTGATGATTATCGTGCTAATCAAAAG TCTTTCAGCAATTGCAAGGAAAAGACCTGCCTTTTATGGCCGAATACTGCCAGTTTTACTTGGTTTGGATCCTTCAGTCGCTGCTAGCGAAGACTTTCATATCTCTGGGTCGCGTCATGCTTTGAAGAATGCTTTTGAGTGTTGTTTGACTTGTACACACCCTGGTGCCGTTCCG tgGCGGGATCGTCTTCTTAGTGCACTCAGAGAAATGAAACTTGGAAAAAAATCAGCTGAACAAGAATGGAACCTAAAGCGTGAGAACAATGGAACAGTAGACTTGAAAGATGATTCACATATATCTCAGACTCATGAg GATGGCAAATCTTCTGATGGAGCACTTGTCATTGAACAGAATTATGCAGGGAGGAAAAGACCTGGATTGCAGGATGGTTCTGATTTAAATGAGGATGATATGTCTGGAAAACGTGTAAAATCTACAGTTGACATTATAGAGGAATCAGTCCATGATCCAAAAGGGAATCAGGTCAATGTACCTTCAGTTGGACCGGCATCATCTGTTACAACTGCAGAGAGTGGACCAGTTCTGCAGCTTGTTGCTATGTTTAGTGCATTGGTTGCTCAGGGTGAAAAGGCAGCTGTATCTTTGGAAATTCTCATTTCGAGTATATCAGCTGACTTGCTAGCTGACGTAGTTATGGCTAACATCCAAAATCTTCCTCCTATATATCCTAAATCTGAAGGAGATGAAGTCCCAGTTCTGGATAGACCTGGTGTTGAACATGATGcccatataaaaaatttgtccTTGTTATTGACAGAAATACTTTCGCATCCAAACTCTTCTCAACTGAAAGAAGATAAAACTGGATCTCACCATCATCCAGATTTGAGAGAGCTTGAG CATACTCAAGAAGAAGAGGTAACACAGACTACTGTGGGTGATGGAAATGTTGCATATGAGGGCCTAGATTTTTCTACTCAACAAGCATCAGTATCTACTGGTGAATCTGCTTCTCATGAAGATATTCCATCTGGAATTCAGACTGGTTATTCAGCCATAAAATCTGAAGTCACCGATGCCAAACATCTGGAGGAAGAAATACCTGGTCTTTCTTTGTCCACTCAGGATGGCGGAATTGATGAGAAGTCAGCCACTCTTTTATCAAATTCTACCAATTTGGAGGATGCTGATACTGACAAAGTCACTAATTTTAGTAGTTCTCCTGTAGAGTTGGCTCAATCTTTGTCAACTGATAGGTCCGAGGAACTTAGCCCTAAAGCAGCTGTAACAGATGTAACTAGCATCAATTCCTCAATGCCAATGTCTCTCGGGATGATCGCACAGTTGGTTTTCCCCAAGTTAACAGCACCTGTCATTGGCCTTGTCGATGAACAAAAGGATCAGTTACAAGAGCGTGCTTTTTTGCGCATTATTGATGCTTACAAGCAAGTTACAGCTGCTGGAGGATGTCAACTGCGTGTTTCTATTCTTGCACACTCAGGAATTGAG TTTCCTTCAGAGTTAGATCCATGGAAGTTGCTAAAGATGCATATATTTTCAGACTATGTAAAACATGAG GGGCACGAGATAACGTTGCGCGTCCTCTACAGGCTATTTGGCGAGGCTGAAGAAGACCGTGACTTTTTTTCTTCTACAACCGCTACATCTGTGTatgaaacttttcttctccaCGTG TCGGAAACGCTAAGGGATTCTTTTCCTGCTTCTGACAAATCTCTAAATAGATTGCTTGGCGAAGTTCCTTATTTACcaaattcaatttttaaattGTTGGAGTGCTTGTGCTCTCCTGGATGCAGTGCAGATGATAAAGAGTTACATGGTGGAGATCGAGTTATCCAGGGCCTCAGTATTGTATGGAGCTTGATTTTACTGAGACCTCCAATCCGAGATGCTACCCTCAAAATTGCTTTGAAG AGTGCTGCTCATCACCTTGAAGAAGTGCGCATGAAAGCAATACGTCTG GTGGCCAATAAACTTTATCCTTTGTcattcatatctgaaaaaaTTGAAGATTTTGCCAAGGAAATGTTGCTATCAGTTGCCAATGACAAACAAACAGTTGATATGAATGAGGCTGATGTTACGCAATCGCTGATG GATGAGAAGATATCAAGTGAGAATCAACCAACGggagcaaaaataaataacattgCTTCTGACACTCAGCATGTAGCGACATCTGCAAGCGGGCAATCTTCTGCTGTAGCTGAAGTGCAACGGTGCATGTCTCTATTCTTTGCCCTCTGCACAAAG AAGCACTCCCTTGTTCGTCAAATATTTGATGTTTATAAAAGCATGTCCGAGGTGGCAAAGCAG GCAGTTCATCACCAACTCCCATTGCTTGTTCGAACAATTGGTTCATCCCATGAGCTCCTTGATATTATGTCAGACTTTCCATCTGGAAGCGAAGAACTTTTGATGCAg GCTGTGCATACACTTACCGATGGAACAATTCCTTCTCCAGAGCTATTAGCTACCATACGAAGGTTATATGACACAAAAATTAAG GATGTAGACATTCTGATTCCGATACTATCTTTCCTGCCTAAAAATGAG GTTGTGCGGATATTTCCGTACCTTGTGAATGCTCCACTGGACAAGTTTCAAGTTGCTCTCTCTCGAGTTATTCAG GGGTTAAATAACTCTGGTCCGGTGTTGACTCCTGCTGAAGCGTTAATTGCCATCCATGGGATCGATCCTGAGAGAGATGGAATTCCTTTGAAGAAG GTCACAGATGCTTGTAACGTTTGTTTTGAGCAGCGAGATATTTTCTCTCAGCAAGTTCTGGCGAAGGTCTTGAATCAATTG GTTGAGCAAATTCCTCTTCCCTTATTGTTTATGCGGACAGTACTGCAGGCCATAGGGGCTTTTCCTTCTCTG GTAGAATTCATAATGGAGATTCTTTCTCGTCTTGTTAGCAAGCAG ATATGGAAATATCCAAAACTGTGGGTAGGCTTCATGAAGTGTGCTCTTTTGACAAAGCCACAGTCCTTTGGTGTGCTGCTTCAG CTACCTCCAGCGCAGCTTGAAAATGTGTTAAACAGAACACCTGCCCTCAGGTCTCCTTTGGTTGCCCATGCAAACCAACAACACATAAGATCCTCACTTCCAAG GTCCTCGCTGGTGGTTCTTGGCATTGCATCAGATGCTCAAGCATCTAATCAACCAAAACCAACTGACAGTCAGACCGGAGAAAATGGGAATTCAGAAAAGGAAGCAGTGACGGATGTGTCAAAGGAATCATCAACTTGA
- the LOC140874763 gene encoding uncharacterized protein isoform X2, which yields MVGKMTGSISRARISGRIKSLKSGGAGDIASKLNQLRRLREELFGADSVLLEEFLSPLLDLLSDSFSPVRKFITEIVGQIGLKHLEYLPEIVPALINILNDDAPAVARQAIKSANDIFRCTLIKVVIQGLYSSEFDESLKSSWKCVLKLRDEIYLVAFKVGSDGRRLPALKFVESVVLLYSPDPNGSLEPSSDQVSEEEFNVSWLRGGHPVLNVGDLSLEASKSVGKLLDQLRLPAVKSVSNLMIIVLIKSLSAIARKRPAFYGRILPVLLGLDPSVAASEDFHISGSRHALKNAFECCLTCTHPGAVPWRDRLLSALREMKLGKKSAEQEWNLKRENNGTVDLKDDSHISQTHENYAGRKRPGLQDGSDLNEDDMSGKRVKSTVDIIEESVHDPKGNQVNVPSVGPASSVTTAESGPVLQLVAMFSALVAQGEKAAVSLEILISSISADLLADVVMANIQNLPPIYPKSEGDEVPVLDRPGVEHDAHIKNLSLLLTEILSHPNSSQLKEDKTGSHHHPDLRELEHTQEEEVTQTTVGDGNVAYEGLDFSTQQASVSTGESASHEDIPSGIQTGYSAIKSEVTDAKHLEEEIPGLSLSTQDGGIDEKSATLLSNSTNLEDADTDKVTNFSSSPVELAQSLSTDRSEELSPKAAVTDVTSINSSMPMSLGMIAQLVFPKLTAPVIGLVDEQKDQLQERAFLRIIDAYKQVTAAGGCQLRVSILAHSGIEFPSELDPWKLLKMHIFSDYVKHEGHEITLRVLYRLFGEAEEDRDFFSSTTATSVYETFLLHVSETLRDSFPASDKSLNRLLGEVPYLPNSIFKLLECLCSPGCSADDKELHGGDRVIQGLSIVWSLILLRPPIRDATLKIALKSAAHHLEEVRMKAIRLVANKLYPLSFISEKIEDFAKEMLLSVANDKQTVDMNEADVTQSLMDEKISSENQPTGAKINNIASDTQHVATSASGQSSAVAEVQRCMSLFFALCTKKHSLVRQIFDVYKSMSEVAKQAVHHQLPLLVRTIGSSHELLDIMSDFPSGSEELLMQAVHTLTDGTIPSPELLATIRRLYDTKIKDVDILIPILSFLPKNEVVRIFPYLVNAPLDKFQVALSRVIQGLNNSGPVLTPAEALIAIHGIDPERDGIPLKKVTDACNVCFEQRDIFSQQVLAKVLNQLVEQIPLPLLFMRTVLQAIGAFPSLVEFIMEILSRLVSKQIWKYPKLWVGFMKCALLTKPQSFGVLLQLPPAQLENVLNRTPALRSPLVAHANQQHIRSSLPRSSLVVLGIASDAQASNQPKPTDSQTGENGNSEKEAVTDVSKESST from the exons ATGGTGGGCAAAATGACGGGTTCGATTTCGCGAGCCAGGATTTCGGGTCGAATAAAATCATTAAAGTCCGGCGGTGCCGGGGACATTGCTTCGAAGCTCAACCAGCTGCGGCGGCTCCGAGAGGAGCTGTTTGGCGCGGACTCTGTTTTGCTTGAGGAATTCCTCTCCCCTCTCCTTGACCTCCTTTCTGATAGTTTCAGCCCCGTCCGGAAATTCATCACTGA GATAGTTGGTCAAATTGGATTGAAGCACTTGGAGTACTTGCCTGAAATTGTACCAGCACTGataaatattctgaatgatgaTGCACCTGCTGTTGCTCGTCAGGCTATCAAATCTGCTAATGATATATTTCGGTGTACTCTCATCAAAGTTGTGATCCAG GGCTTGTACTCAAGTGAGTTTGATGAATCACTTAAATCATCTTGGAAATGTGTACTGAAGTTAAGAGATGAGATATACTTAGTGGCGTTTAAG GTGGGAAGTGATGGGAGAAGGTTGCCTGCATTGAAGTTTGTAGAATCAGTTGTTCTACTTTACTCTCCTGACCCTAATGGTTCTTTGGAACCTTcctctgatcaagtttctgaag aggaATTCAATGTCTCGTGGCTTCGTGGAGGCCATCCTGTACTTAATGTTGGAGATCTGTCGCTTGAAGCAAGTAAAAGTGTGGGTAAACTGCTTGATCAACTGAGACTCCCTGCTGTGAAATCAGTTAGTAATCTGATGATTATCGTGCTAATCAAAAG TCTTTCAGCAATTGCAAGGAAAAGACCTGCCTTTTATGGCCGAATACTGCCAGTTTTACTTGGTTTGGATCCTTCAGTCGCTGCTAGCGAAGACTTTCATATCTCTGGGTCGCGTCATGCTTTGAAGAATGCTTTTGAGTGTTGTTTGACTTGTACACACCCTGGTGCCGTTCCG tgGCGGGATCGTCTTCTTAGTGCACTCAGAGAAATGAAACTTGGAAAAAAATCAGCTGAACAAGAATGGAACCTAAAGCGTGAGAACAATGGAACAGTAGACTTGAAAGATGATTCACATATATCTCAGACTCATGAg AATTATGCAGGGAGGAAAAGACCTGGATTGCAGGATGGTTCTGATTTAAATGAGGATGATATGTCTGGAAAACGTGTAAAATCTACAGTTGACATTATAGAGGAATCAGTCCATGATCCAAAAGGGAATCAGGTCAATGTACCTTCAGTTGGACCGGCATCATCTGTTACAACTGCAGAGAGTGGACCAGTTCTGCAGCTTGTTGCTATGTTTAGTGCATTGGTTGCTCAGGGTGAAAAGGCAGCTGTATCTTTGGAAATTCTCATTTCGAGTATATCAGCTGACTTGCTAGCTGACGTAGTTATGGCTAACATCCAAAATCTTCCTCCTATATATCCTAAATCTGAAGGAGATGAAGTCCCAGTTCTGGATAGACCTGGTGTTGAACATGATGcccatataaaaaatttgtccTTGTTATTGACAGAAATACTTTCGCATCCAAACTCTTCTCAACTGAAAGAAGATAAAACTGGATCTCACCATCATCCAGATTTGAGAGAGCTTGAG CATACTCAAGAAGAAGAGGTAACACAGACTACTGTGGGTGATGGAAATGTTGCATATGAGGGCCTAGATTTTTCTACTCAACAAGCATCAGTATCTACTGGTGAATCTGCTTCTCATGAAGATATTCCATCTGGAATTCAGACTGGTTATTCAGCCATAAAATCTGAAGTCACCGATGCCAAACATCTGGAGGAAGAAATACCTGGTCTTTCTTTGTCCACTCAGGATGGCGGAATTGATGAGAAGTCAGCCACTCTTTTATCAAATTCTACCAATTTGGAGGATGCTGATACTGACAAAGTCACTAATTTTAGTAGTTCTCCTGTAGAGTTGGCTCAATCTTTGTCAACTGATAGGTCCGAGGAACTTAGCCCTAAAGCAGCTGTAACAGATGTAACTAGCATCAATTCCTCAATGCCAATGTCTCTCGGGATGATCGCACAGTTGGTTTTCCCCAAGTTAACAGCACCTGTCATTGGCCTTGTCGATGAACAAAAGGATCAGTTACAAGAGCGTGCTTTTTTGCGCATTATTGATGCTTACAAGCAAGTTACAGCTGCTGGAGGATGTCAACTGCGTGTTTCTATTCTTGCACACTCAGGAATTGAG TTTCCTTCAGAGTTAGATCCATGGAAGTTGCTAAAGATGCATATATTTTCAGACTATGTAAAACATGAG GGGCACGAGATAACGTTGCGCGTCCTCTACAGGCTATTTGGCGAGGCTGAAGAAGACCGTGACTTTTTTTCTTCTACAACCGCTACATCTGTGTatgaaacttttcttctccaCGTG TCGGAAACGCTAAGGGATTCTTTTCCTGCTTCTGACAAATCTCTAAATAGATTGCTTGGCGAAGTTCCTTATTTACcaaattcaatttttaaattGTTGGAGTGCTTGTGCTCTCCTGGATGCAGTGCAGATGATAAAGAGTTACATGGTGGAGATCGAGTTATCCAGGGCCTCAGTATTGTATGGAGCTTGATTTTACTGAGACCTCCAATCCGAGATGCTACCCTCAAAATTGCTTTGAAG AGTGCTGCTCATCACCTTGAAGAAGTGCGCATGAAAGCAATACGTCTG GTGGCCAATAAACTTTATCCTTTGTcattcatatctgaaaaaaTTGAAGATTTTGCCAAGGAAATGTTGCTATCAGTTGCCAATGACAAACAAACAGTTGATATGAATGAGGCTGATGTTACGCAATCGCTGATG GATGAGAAGATATCAAGTGAGAATCAACCAACGggagcaaaaataaataacattgCTTCTGACACTCAGCATGTAGCGACATCTGCAAGCGGGCAATCTTCTGCTGTAGCTGAAGTGCAACGGTGCATGTCTCTATTCTTTGCCCTCTGCACAAAG AAGCACTCCCTTGTTCGTCAAATATTTGATGTTTATAAAAGCATGTCCGAGGTGGCAAAGCAG GCAGTTCATCACCAACTCCCATTGCTTGTTCGAACAATTGGTTCATCCCATGAGCTCCTTGATATTATGTCAGACTTTCCATCTGGAAGCGAAGAACTTTTGATGCAg GCTGTGCATACACTTACCGATGGAACAATTCCTTCTCCAGAGCTATTAGCTACCATACGAAGGTTATATGACACAAAAATTAAG GATGTAGACATTCTGATTCCGATACTATCTTTCCTGCCTAAAAATGAG GTTGTGCGGATATTTCCGTACCTTGTGAATGCTCCACTGGACAAGTTTCAAGTTGCTCTCTCTCGAGTTATTCAG GGGTTAAATAACTCTGGTCCGGTGTTGACTCCTGCTGAAGCGTTAATTGCCATCCATGGGATCGATCCTGAGAGAGATGGAATTCCTTTGAAGAAG GTCACAGATGCTTGTAACGTTTGTTTTGAGCAGCGAGATATTTTCTCTCAGCAAGTTCTGGCGAAGGTCTTGAATCAATTG GTTGAGCAAATTCCTCTTCCCTTATTGTTTATGCGGACAGTACTGCAGGCCATAGGGGCTTTTCCTTCTCTG GTAGAATTCATAATGGAGATTCTTTCTCGTCTTGTTAGCAAGCAG ATATGGAAATATCCAAAACTGTGGGTAGGCTTCATGAAGTGTGCTCTTTTGACAAAGCCACAGTCCTTTGGTGTGCTGCTTCAG CTACCTCCAGCGCAGCTTGAAAATGTGTTAAACAGAACACCTGCCCTCAGGTCTCCTTTGGTTGCCCATGCAAACCAACAACACATAAGATCCTCACTTCCAAG GTCCTCGCTGGTGGTTCTTGGCATTGCATCAGATGCTCAAGCATCTAATCAACCAAAACCAACTGACAGTCAGACCGGAGAAAATGGGAATTCAGAAAAGGAAGCAGTGACGGATGTGTCAAAGGAATCATCAACTTGA